A window from Mycoplasma phocoeninasale encodes these proteins:
- the rplS gene encoding 50S ribosomal protein L19, producing the protein MRAKLLELVEKDQIRNDLPQIREGYNVRVHVRIREGNKERIQVFEGLVIAAYGEGINKSIRVRKDSYGIGVERIFKINSPLVSNIEVIRRNKVRRAKLYYMRDLKGKSARLKEIKKTK; encoded by the coding sequence ATGAGAGCTAAATTATTAGAATTAGTGGAAAAAGATCAAATCAGAAACGACCTTCCTCAAATTAGAGAAGGTTATAATGTTAGAGTTCACGTTAGAATTAGAGAAGGCAATAAAGAAAGAATTCAAGTATTTGAAGGTTTGGTTATTGCTGCTTATGGTGAAGGTATTAATAAATCAATTAGAGTAAGAAAAGACTCATACGGAATTGGTGTTGAAAGAATCTTCAAAATTAACTCACCACTTGTTTCAAATATCGAAGTAATTCGTAGAAACAAAGTTAGAAGAGCTAAATTATACTACATGAGAGATCTTAAAGGCAAGAGTGCTAGACTTAAAGAAATTAAAAAAACCAAATAA
- the rpsP gene encoding 30S ribosomal protein S16, producing MVKLRLKRTGKKFYATYKIVAADARSSRDGKFIEELGYYDPHKKDLNLKKELITKYLSEGAKPTETVRTLLKQDNFYANYLSKK from the coding sequence ATGGTTAAATTAAGACTAAAGAGAACTGGAAAAAAATTCTATGCGACATATAAAATTGTTGCTGCTGATGCGAGAAGTTCACGTGATGGAAAATTCATCGAAGAACTAGGATACTATGATCCTCATAAAAAAGACTTAAATCTAAAAAAAGAACTAATTACTAAATATCTATCAGAAGGTGCAAAACCAACTGAAACCGTTAGAACATTATTAAAACAAGATAATTTTTACGCTAATTATTTATCAAAAAAATAA
- a CDS encoding cytidine deaminase, with translation MKTIDILKDKLKYAYSPYSNVKVAALAVTEDNQEYYGVNCENAAFPSGLCAERSALFGSVANGAKVGSFKEIHVISNLNHVLFPCGACLQVIAQFLKPDGLVYLYDNELKDKRVYTLKDVFPNAIVDSSIKNH, from the coding sequence ATGAAAACTATAGATATATTAAAAGATAAATTAAAATACGCATATTCTCCATATTCAAATGTAAAAGTTGCTGCTTTAGCAGTAACTGAGGATAATCAAGAATATTATGGAGTCAATTGTGAAAACGCCGCTTTTCCAAGCGGGCTATGCGCTGAAAGATCGGCACTATTTGGTTCTGTTGCAAATGGTGCTAAAGTTGGTTCATTTAAAGAAATTCATGTAATCAGTAATTTAAATCATGTTTTATTTCCATGCGGAGCTTGTTTGCAAGTTATCGCGCAATTTCTAAAACCTGATGGGCTTGTTTATTTATATGATAATGAGCTAAAAGACAAAAGAGTTTACACACTAAAAGATGTTTTTCCTAATGCTATTGTCGACAGTAGTATTAAAAATCATTAA
- a CDS encoding ZIP family metal transporter — MFISTDIIPNLYLCIFVNLLIYIAILLVAPTIILGILSSFKMKSSNKGNIYLYAFSAGMFLMIGSVGFLQEAFTRMKNNHNLFNSDLEFNIWTAIIIGLSSLIGLSMVILGRFLFVKIVKKSNVNIHNDHAEHSHSDHLISIKDVDNPKAAWLAIIMILSHRIIDGIFIGYSIYSLTLRGIGYRSAIPLLISFNIHIVIEVIIVYYRQIQYGEKKGKAILYNFLTFLLIIPFMFIGAFLGRQFDLTKWVTPALFAMGGSIIVFMSVFELIPEFIHARNQSSKILYTTFSIFALAIVFTVVLLSFHGHVA; from the coding sequence ATGTTTATTAGTACAGATATAATACCAAATCTATATTTATGTATATTTGTTAATCTTTTGATATACATAGCAATTTTGCTAGTAGCTCCTACAATTATTCTAGGTATTCTTTCATCTTTTAAAATGAAATCATCTAATAAAGGCAATATTTATTTATATGCTTTTTCAGCTGGAATGTTTTTAATGATTGGATCCGTCGGATTTTTGCAAGAAGCATTTACTAGAATGAAAAATAATCACAACTTATTTAATAGTGATTTAGAGTTTAATATATGAACCGCTATTATCATAGGATTGAGTTCCTTAATAGGATTGTCTATGGTAATTTTAGGTAGATTTTTATTTGTTAAAATCGTAAAAAAATCAAATGTAAATATTCACAATGATCACGCCGAGCACTCGCACTCAGATCACCTTATTTCAATTAAGGATGTGGACAATCCAAAAGCTGCGTGGTTAGCCATAATAATGATTTTAAGTCATCGGATTATTGATGGTATTTTTATAGGATATTCAATTTATTCACTCACACTAAGAGGAATTGGATATCGATCAGCCATTCCGCTTCTAATCTCTTTTAATATCCACATTGTTATTGAGGTAATCATTGTTTACTATCGTCAAATTCAATATGGAGAAAAAAAAGGAAAAGCTATTTTGTATAACTTTTTAACTTTTTTACTAATTATTCCATTTATGTTTATTGGAGCATTTTTAGGAAGACAATTTGATTTAACTAAATGAGTAACCCCAGCTTTATTTGCTATGGGTGGTTCAATTATTGTTTTTATGTCAGTTTTCGAACTTATCCCCGAATTTATTCATGCCAGAAATCAAAGTTCAAAAATACTTTATACAACCTTTTCAATCTTCGCATTAGCTATTGTTTTCACAGTCGTATTGCTAAGTTTTCACGGGCATGTCGCATAA
- a CDS encoding helix-turn-helix domain-containing protein, producing MAEQHVCDMKHIKTHGKDFADEIKYYLNKYSISQKELALRLGLSIKHINSILQNNVIDVSVSVLEALEYVFRLETGTLTEVYHVYSNFKNAYNLDNIEKTLTEFGVNFLVDHPELAIAANISIYESTPSHIKLMMIKRFYGVSKLSYYNDYLREHVLADESHYKSPNTKIWIRFCELLASSNNKIENFGSFRKLMFQTIFRKILKIMVNINLSFEQKITMIKEALLIKGIVLVTMPFIENSLINAITLKKGSKRYIFLSDMFHSEAYIFYSLLHEMIHCYFPNYDENQIDERLSKEYEAFVKVKKNIEYDIIGEAIKVHRDFIKAKQENTNVDLGIFWTPLQEKFPYVAFEELNVTEEIKNSDNDEGDVRIISWPE from the coding sequence ATGGCAGAACAACATGTATGTGATATGAAACATATAAAAACTCACGGTAAAGATTTTGCAGATGAAATTAAATATTATTTAAACAAATATTCAATTTCTCAAAAAGAGTTAGCTTTGAGGTTGGGTCTTAGTATCAAACATATTAATTCAATATTGCAAAACAATGTTATTGATGTAAGCGTTTCAGTCCTAGAGGCACTGGAATATGTCTTTCGTTTAGAAACTGGAACATTAACAGAAGTTTATCATGTCTACTCAAATTTTAAAAATGCATATAATCTAGACAATATCGAAAAAACATTAACTGAATTTGGTGTCAATTTCTTAGTTGATCACCCTGAGCTAGCAATTGCTGCGAATATTAGCATATATGAATCAACTCCTTCTCACATTAAATTAATGATGATTAAGCGTTTTTATGGAGTATCAAAATTGTCATATTATAATGATTACTTGCGCGAACATGTTTTAGCAGATGAATCACATTACAAAAGTCCAAATACAAAAATTTGAATTAGATTTTGTGAATTATTAGCTTCATCAAATAATAAAATTGAGAATTTTGGTTCATTTAGAAAGTTAATGTTTCAGACCATTTTTAGAAAGATTTTGAAAATTATGGTTAACATAAACTTATCATTTGAACAAAAAATTACTATGATTAAAGAAGCGCTTTTAATCAAAGGTATTGTTTTGGTAACTATGCCATTTATTGAGAATAGTTTAATAAATGCTATCACTCTAAAAAAAGGATCAAAGAGATATATCTTTTTATCTGATATGTTTCATTCTGAAGCTTATATATTTTATTCACTATTACATGAAATGATTCACTGTTATTTTCCAAATTATGATGAAAATCAAATTGATGAAAGACTGTCTAAAGAATATGAAGCATTTGTCAAGGTCAAAAAAAATATTGAATATGATATTATTGGTGAAGCAATCAAAGTTCATCGCGACTTTATCAAGGCAAAACAAGAAAATACTAATGTCGATCTCGGAATTTTTTGAACACCGTTACAGGAAAAATTCCCTTATGTTGCCTTCGAAGAATTAAATGTTACTGAAGAGATAAAGAATTCAGATAATGATGAAGGGGATGTAAGAATAATTAGCTGACCAGAATAG
- a CDS encoding MAG3240 family lipoprotein has product MKKTRLYPLMLIAPFAAILPAAISCSVTKKSEDQGYLDIKKISRVYLNRLSLGQIASLHNNEKIFYYYDDNDKKQYFDSAAVENNQLMLIKNQNEKVKYNLDFPVKSSWKQILSQFNNFNIIESNEQSNIDDFLNEYTFDQIDTANGFNDEWFSVLAEKNQHDYNQSGEPYFSDIQTIIFRFIRDIDINFSIMNRRFIVNSDRERTLFSSLFQTQYIQAKEWLKQDDQKKLFLELLELYLNKFNVNVKKIIVDWNKAKVRTSYSGATDYVEFEIDDILDWNNNSIMPQGKKAIKYYINNFRNYNTAQKFGVGQKLETKYPLFTDYISNPLLYINGGKYLNVVDNINYFIKGATSIDYWNAKGLMYLFSNFKDEFFYIEVPKDKQKVDKEYQIVDFNFNNYFNTNQLIEATVKVTRWDNSFEYFTWISSNFDDHGHRLKGMIVNNVKPEDVQVSDIFSYKNKIEEAPEGIKLSDFIKVKDTDTAFHILLEKAGEHLEQLFSYWDNDSRRNYEAAKLTTDSFQVKVLAAYFNNYLLAYALENEKGKIHSGVKRIDVNVIPDQSQFGRVYLRLDFMGFASDNDLKFKSENEKKYQSVYLYWNGFKGYSQPLNKLFEVDRIERGK; this is encoded by the coding sequence ATGAAAAAAACAAGACTATATCCCTTAATGCTAATAGCACCATTTGCAGCGATTTTACCCGCTGCTATTTCATGTTCAGTAACGAAAAAAAGTGAAGATCAAGGCTATTTAGACATCAAAAAAATTTCGAGAGTTTATTTAAATCGGCTAAGTTTAGGCCAAATCGCATCACTTCATAATAATGAGAAGATTTTTTACTACTATGATGACAATGATAAAAAACAATATTTTGACTCAGCAGCGGTTGAAAATAATCAATTAATGCTTATAAAAAATCAAAATGAAAAAGTTAAATACAATTTGGACTTTCCTGTCAAGAGTTCATGAAAACAAATTTTAAGCCAATTTAATAACTTTAATATTATCGAAAGTAATGAACAAAGCAATATCGACGACTTTTTAAATGAATATACCTTTGATCAAATCGATACAGCAAATGGTTTTAATGATGAATGATTTTCAGTTTTAGCTGAAAAAAATCAACATGATTATAATCAATCAGGAGAACCTTATTTTTCTGATATTCAAACGATTATTTTCCGTTTTATTCGCGACATTGACATTAATTTTTCGATAATGAATCGAAGATTTATTGTTAATTCAGACCGTGAAAGAACACTATTTAGTTCATTATTTCAAACTCAGTATATTCAAGCAAAGGAATGATTGAAGCAAGATGACCAAAAGAAGTTATTTTTAGAACTGCTAGAACTTTATTTAAATAAGTTTAATGTTAATGTTAAGAAAATCATTGTCGATTGAAATAAGGCTAAAGTTAGAACATCATATTCAGGTGCAACTGATTATGTTGAATTTGAGATTGATGATATTCTGGATTGGAATAATAATTCAATCATGCCTCAAGGCAAAAAAGCAATTAAGTACTATATTAATAATTTCAGAAACTATAACACTGCTCAGAAATTTGGTGTTGGACAAAAGCTGGAAACTAAATACCCTTTGTTTACTGACTATATTTCCAATCCTCTTCTTTATATTAATGGTGGTAAATATTTAAATGTTGTTGATAATATTAACTATTTCATTAAGGGAGCGACCTCAATTGATTACTGAAATGCAAAAGGCTTGATGTATTTATTTTCAAATTTCAAAGATGAATTTTTCTACATTGAAGTTCCAAAAGACAAACAAAAAGTGGATAAAGAATATCAGATTGTTGATTTTAATTTTAACAATTACTTCAACACTAACCAATTAATTGAAGCGACCGTGAAAGTTACAAGATGGGATAATAGTTTTGAATACTTTACCTGAATAAGCTCAAATTTTGATGACCATGGCCACCGCTTAAAAGGGATGATTGTTAACAATGTCAAACCTGAAGATGTTCAAGTAAGTGATATCTTTAGTTATAAAAATAAAATTGAGGAGGCTCCAGAAGGAATTAAACTTAGTGATTTTATTAAAGTCAAAGATACTGACACAGCATTTCATATTTTACTTGAAAAAGCTGGAGAACATTTAGAGCAACTATTTTCATATTGAGATAATGATAGCCGTCGTAACTATGAAGCCGCAAAGTTAACCACTGATTCATTTCAAGTTAAAGTTTTGGCAGCTTATTTTAACAACTATCTACTAGCATATGCTTTAGAAAATGAAAAGGGTAAAATTCACAGTGGCGTAAAAAGAATTGATGTAAATGTTATTCCTGATCAATCACAGTTCGGAAGAGTATATTTGAGATTAGATTTTATGGGATTTGCTTCCGATAATGATTTAAAGTTTAAATCAGAAAATGAAAAAAAATATCAGTCGGTTTATCTATATTGAAATGGCTTCAAAGGTTACAGTCAACCGCTTAATAAACTATTTGAAGTTGATAGAATCGAGAGGGGAAAATAG
- a CDS encoding OppA family ABC transporter substrate-binding lipoprotein yields the protein MKKTFLHLIIPLMVLTPLVVVSCEKNNFNQEKRTFIDHVNYANDYNYLATYQANSASDNIQKINLMSESKLLRIKTKQQPQIDFRDSIVIKPTELNYQFEYAKSIKISSNNEIKTFSNDLTDEVSYESEDQPKPNIFYPKKDKGNGFNLPYLFIPSSDKNSINHPDFFKALANSKGFSITVDSNQGFWIDYKGNFENKTFLSANDFKLNILKTALLDKNFRNQWLTDHNLELSEDEKSLISENENLFSNDFISYLNSYHIDLNRLLDFESDSLNFFTINNEQRDLSDFFKNIFLYTNFVDGLPYEYIVKKYGNIKQQISWLFDYASNYKNRLYSSYYFISSNANNEINLIRNKNYRPDKNDLEKITIKYNSIPISTSTFGTQMYNAFSQNIVSSLNFNALDVNQKQEILTKYAEYNIGYSRQVKKYQPHNKIINNLLPIAKDHYFNSTFSELYYGVKLNELTEDLNVRKINSSESYIFRTLINNLINQYGFSEKNDDIWLSQAPEDINILASSQGLNYNFLRDALVNISKPYIATEKQGNQINTIANNYQFKNKDYANAVDNHNISKKLKPHNFEIIKKYLNQIIEDYYQKNPNAKNIEFDIPIKAFAINASIRNIVAKINSIFNQINQHLKPKIVLIENFDQYEEYFLKNKSIYKENDFKLLKANTQEFIITEILSLNSNIFMFINNLDNYQFTDANIFKEMKKYLEFLKTHKLNFDHGSIKEFNDWFKAHKQQIQRETTTYLEKLKLEDNINFINEINNTISYVLSFENQIANETFDKIIYQKFIQKPIAFDGLDYFQDILIESNN from the coding sequence ATGAAAAAAACATTTTTACATTTAATTATTCCACTAATGGTGCTAACACCCTTAGTAGTGGTGAGTTGTGAAAAAAATAATTTTAATCAAGAAAAAAGAACATTCATAGACCATGTTAACTATGCTAATGATTATAATTACTTAGCTACTTACCAAGCGAATTCTGCTTCTGATAACATTCAAAAAATTAACTTGATGTCTGAATCAAAACTGCTAAGAATAAAAACCAAACAACAACCACAAATTGATTTTAGAGATAGCATTGTTATTAAACCAACTGAGCTTAATTATCAATTTGAGTATGCTAAATCAATAAAAATTAGTAGTAATAATGAAATTAAAACATTTTCGAATGACTTAACTGATGAAGTATCATATGAATCAGAAGATCAACCAAAACCGAATATTTTTTATCCTAAAAAAGATAAAGGAAACGGCTTTAATTTACCATACTTATTCATTCCTTCATCCGATAAAAATTCAATTAATCATCCAGATTTTTTTAAGGCATTAGCTAATAGTAAAGGTTTTAGCATAACAGTTGATAGCAACCAAGGATTTTGAATAGATTACAAGGGCAATTTCGAAAATAAAACCTTCCTTAGTGCAAACGATTTTAAGCTAAATATTCTTAAAACTGCCTTACTAGACAAAAATTTCAGAAACCAATGACTAACTGATCATAACTTAGAACTTAGTGAAGATGAAAAATCATTAATTAGTGAAAATGAAAATTTATTTAGCAATGATTTTATTTCATATTTAAATTCATATCATATTGATCTTAATAGATTACTTGATTTTGAATCTGATAGTTTGAATTTTTTCACAATTAATAATGAACAGAGAGATTTAAGTGATTTCTTTAAAAATATTTTTCTATACACAAATTTTGTTGATGGCCTACCGTATGAATACATTGTAAAAAAATATGGCAATATAAAACAGCAAATAAGCTGATTATTTGACTATGCTTCAAATTACAAAAATAGACTATATTCGTCATATTATTTTATTTCCTCAAACGCCAATAATGAAATAAACTTAATTAGAAATAAAAACTATCGTCCAGATAAAAATGACTTGGAAAAAATTACTATTAAATATAACTCTATACCCATATCAACTTCAACTTTTGGAACACAAATGTATAATGCTTTTTCACAAAACATTGTATCGTCTCTTAATTTTAATGCACTAGATGTTAACCAAAAGCAAGAAATATTAACGAAATATGCCGAATATAACATTGGTTATAGCCGACAAGTAAAGAAATATCAACCGCACAATAAGATTATCAATAATTTACTCCCAATTGCTAAAGATCACTATTTTAACAGCACTTTTAGCGAACTTTATTATGGCGTCAAATTAAATGAACTAACTGAAGATCTAAATGTTAGAAAAATTAATAGCTCTGAAAGTTATATTTTTAGAACACTAATCAACAATTTAATTAATCAGTATGGATTTAGTGAAAAAAATGATGATATATGGTTAAGTCAAGCACCAGAAGATATTAATATCTTAGCATCGAGTCAAGGATTAAATTATAACTTCTTACGTGATGCCTTAGTTAATATTTCAAAGCCATATATTGCCACTGAAAAACAAGGTAATCAAATTAATACAATTGCTAACAATTATCAATTTAAAAATAAAGATTACGCCAATGCAGTTGATAATCATAATATTTCAAAAAAATTGAAACCACACAATTTCGAAATAATTAAAAAATACTTAAACCAAATTATTGAAGACTACTATCAAAAAAATCCAAATGCTAAAAATATCGAATTTGACATTCCAATTAAGGCTTTTGCTATCAATGCTAGCATTAGAAATATAGTTGCTAAAATCAACTCAATATTTAACCAAATAAACCAACATTTAAAGCCAAAAATAGTATTGATTGAAAATTTTGATCAATATGAAGAGTATTTTCTAAAAAATAAATCAATTTATAAAGAAAATGATTTCAAACTACTTAAAGCCAATACTCAAGAATTCATTATTACAGAAATACTATCTTTAAATTCTAATATTTTTATGTTCATAAACAATCTTGATAACTATCAATTTACTGACGCAAATATTTTTAAAGAGATGAAAAAATATTTAGAGTTTTTAAAGACTCACAAACTAAATTTTGATCATGGTAGTATCAAAGAGTTTAATGATTGATTTAAAGCTCATAAACAGCAAATACAGCGAGAAACTACCACTTATCTAGAAAAACTAAAACTAGAAGATAATATTAACTTTATTAATGAAATTAATAATACGATATCTTATGTCTTATCATTTGAAAATCAAATAGCCAATGAAACCTTTGATAAAATTATTTACCAAAAATTTATTCAAAAGCCAATTGCTTTTGATGGTTTGGACTACTTTCAAGATATATTAATAGAATCAAATAATTAG
- a CDS encoding variable surface lipoprotein, translating into MKKRKIFLSFLPIVAAVPLIAVSCKNTTSDSTNNEKKPVNPRQLNLNQEVKGFLSASQLEYVKNSFQFNTTKEGRNLSAPERNKIIGSLIQKYKSYDSNKRGPHERALSYKQIMNDPEFKKYFEVKMGRENIWGHPVKIYFETSDITNVPCISFSVYCPSRNLALETTDTVNLEIT; encoded by the coding sequence ATGAAAAAAAGAAAAATATTTTTATCGTTTTTGCCAATAGTAGCAGCAGTACCGTTAATAGCGGTATCATGTAAAAATACTACTAGTGATAGTACTAATAATGAAAAGAAGCCGGTTAATCCGCGCCAATTAAATCTAAACCAAGAAGTAAAAGGGTTTTTGAGTGCGTCACAATTGGAATATGTTAAAAACAGTTTTCAATTTAACACCACTAAAGAGGGAAGAAATCTTTCTGCCCCAGAAAGAAACAAAATTATTGGTTCACTAATTCAAAAATATAAGAGTTACGATTCTAATAAAAGAGGCCCTCATGAACGTGCTCTATCTTACAAGCAAATCATGAATGACCCAGAATTTAAAAAATATTTTGAAGTTAAAATGGGTAGAGAAAATATCTGGGGACATCCTGTAAAAATCTACTTTGAAACCTCAGATATTACCAATGTTCCATGCATAAGTTTTTCTGTCTATTGTCCAAGTAGAAATTTAGCACTAGAAACAACTGACACGGTAAATCTAGAAATCACTTAG
- a CDS encoding HxHSH motif-containing lipoprotein, with amino-acid sequence MKKKLLLGILPLLSSLPIIAVSCSSHINEDKEPKLHFDNDEDIESNEKQEIEIKSPLPQQILKLYNEDATELFNKTKENYRNYRIKYLPLKRNVEILRNKLISLAREQSIKKNSEAVTKFYEKWLNNDLKTLRGNPFGIFLFKYTLIFQDVDAVLADTNLVFESKEFIKHLEVIDKRTLGFDINLGEVQRSINAAWLFLKSHIYDPSRITKAENLKNINIDSDKNSHNHSHAIINLTYEMGLWHEELMKHNAKQLKDFKSEFEKILPNIVDNVNHIEYENNFNKIYEILSGDNSWNNKFNLLKKSFQDDGRTLLLKIKDLLEQIAKKDNLLNDISLPL; translated from the coding sequence ATGAAAAAGAAATTACTACTCGGCATATTACCACTTTTATCATCATTACCAATAATTGCTGTTAGCTGCAGTAGCCATATAAATGAAGATAAAGAACCAAAACTACATTTTGACAACGATGAAGATATTGAAAGCAACGAAAAGCAAGAAATTGAAATCAAAAGCCCATTACCTCAACAAATACTGAAATTATATAATGAAGATGCAACCGAACTTTTTAATAAAACTAAAGAAAATTATCGAAATTATCGTATTAAATATCTACCACTAAAAAGAAATGTTGAAATTCTTAGAAATAAATTAATTTCACTTGCAAGAGAGCAAAGTATTAAAAAAAATTCAGAGGCTGTTACAAAATTCTATGAAAAATGACTGAATAATGATCTTAAAACTCTAAGAGGTAACCCGTTTGGAATTTTTCTTTTCAAATACACATTAATTTTTCAAGATGTTGATGCCGTGCTGGCTGATACTAACTTAGTTTTTGAATCAAAAGAATTTATTAAGCATCTTGAAGTTATTGATAAAAGAACCTTAGGATTTGACATTAATTTAGGAGAAGTGCAAAGAAGTATTAATGCTGCTTGATTATTTCTAAAATCTCATATTTATGATCCATCAAGAATTACTAAAGCTGAAAATTTGAAAAATATAAACATTGATTCTGATAAAAACTCGCATAACCATTCACACGCTATTATAAATTTAACGTATGAAATGGGGCTATGACATGAAGAATTAATGAAGCACAATGCCAAGCAACTTAAGGATTTCAAATCAGAATTTGAGAAAATACTTCCTAATATTGTTGATAATGTTAACCACATTGAATATGAAAATAACTTTAATAAAATCTATGAAATTTTATCAGGAGATAATAGTTGAAATAATAAATTCAATTTATTAAAAAAATCATTTCAAGATGATGGCAGAACTCTTTTACTAAAAATCAAGGATCTTTTAGAGCAAATTGCTAAAAAAGATAATTTGTTAAATGACATTTCACTACCATTATAA
- the trmD gene encoding tRNA (guanosine(37)-N1)-methyltransferase TrmD: MKINILTLFPKYFDAFLNESIIAKAIKLGHIEINVIDFRLFSKDKHHKVDDTVYGGGDGMLLQVEPIDLALAQNPKAYKILLSPQGKVFNQQKAHELAKCQEITLVCGRYEGFDERVLNFVDEELSIGDYVLTGGEIPAMTVAEAIARLVPGVLRKSSYENESFEGDGGLLDYPQYTKPAIYKGFKVPEVLLSGNHALIKKWREENAYLKTLKNRKDIIERKKHES, translated from the coding sequence ATGAAAATAAACATTTTAACTTTATTTCCCAAATACTTTGATGCATTTTTAAATGAAAGCATAATTGCTAAAGCAATAAAATTGGGACACATCGAAATTAATGTCATTGACTTTAGATTATTTTCAAAAGATAAACACCACAAAGTTGATGATACAGTTTATGGTGGTGGAGATGGAATGCTTTTGCAAGTTGAGCCAATTGATTTAGCATTAGCACAAAATCCAAAAGCGTATAAAATTCTATTAAGTCCACAGGGAAAAGTATTTAATCAGCAAAAGGCTCATGAATTAGCAAAATGCCAAGAGATCACCCTTGTTTGCGGAAGATATGAAGGCTTTGATGAGAGAGTGCTAAACTTTGTTGATGAAGAACTGTCAATTGGTGATTATGTTCTTACTGGCGGGGAAATCCCAGCAATGACTGTAGCAGAAGCCATTGCCCGCTTAGTTCCTGGTGTGCTTCGCAAATCAAGTTATGAAAATGAAAGCTTTGAGGGCGATGGTGGTCTACTTGACTATCCGCAGTATACTAAGCCAGCTATTTATAAGGGTTTTAAAGTGCCGGAAGTGCTTTTAAGTGGAAATCATGCTTTAATTAAAAAATGACGAGAAGAAAATGCTTATTTAAAAACTTTAAAAAATCGTAAAGATATTATAGAAAGGAAAAAACATGAGAGCTAA